One Lentimicrobiaceae bacterium genomic window, GCGTGACTGCCGCAGCTGCCGCAGCCAAATTTGGTAAAAGCACCCTTCTCATTGAATCGGGTTCTGTTCCCGGTGGCGAATTGATCAGCGGGATACCGGTTGACGGAGCAGTTAATGCCCGTGGAGAATGGATTATGGGCGGAATTGGCCGTGAACTGTTCGACGAATGTACCCGTTTGGGCGGCTACATCGGGCGGGTCAATGATCATCGCCTCATCTACTATGTAGCGTTTGATCCGGAAATTATGAAGATTGCCATTGTCAGAGTTTTAAATCGATATGGGGTTGATCTTTTGCTGCATAGTTTTGTATGTGGGGTCAATGCAACAGCAGGTCGGGTCTACTCACTGACTGTCATGAATAAATCAGGGCTTACCGAAATTCAATCCGGTGTATTTCTCGACTGTTCCGGCGATGGCGATCTATCTGTGTTGTCCGGTGCATCATTTGTTAAAGGAGGTGGTGCGGGTGCGTTTCAACCCGTATCGCTGATGTTTCGGCTTAGTGGTGTGGAAACGGAGCCTTTGCTGGATTTTGCTCGTAAGAACCCTGAATCTTTGGCGCTTGGTGAAAGTGAAACGATGCGTGCCGGACGAACCGATGTGGAACTCGCCGAGTCGCTTTACCGGCAAGGGCAACCTGCTGTATTTCTCAAAGGAAATGGCCCACTCATGGGCGATGCAATCCGTAAGGGCGACCTTTTCCCTACAGCGCTCATAATGATCCAGCCTACATCCAAGGCGCGCAAAGAGGTTTGCCTTAATGCCACCCGGGTTGC contains:
- a CDS encoding FAD-dependent oxidoreductase, with product MTSLKTSRNLTNYDVVVVGAGAAGVTAAAAAAKFGKSTLLIESGSVPGGELISGIPVDGAVNARGEWIMGGIGRELFDECTRLGGYIGRVNDHRLIYYVAFDPEIMKIAIVRVLNRYGVDLLLHSFVCGVNATAGRVYSLTVMNKSGLTEIQSGVFLDCSGDGDLSVLSGASFVKGGGAGAFQPVSLMFRLSGVETEPLLDFARKNPESLALGESETMRAGRTDVELAESLYRQGQPAVFLKGNGPLMGDAIRKGDLFPTALIMIQPTSKARKEVCLNATRVANIDATDTAALSGTLGILMEQVLQCTEFMRTHVPGFQDATLAATAPRLGIRETRRIVGEYSLTGSEVLEGKKSTEGVAKGCHHVDIHQDGTGQIRIPVANGGSYDIPWGCLLPKGLGNVLVAGRCVSSDRDANGSLRVMGSCMGMGHAIGIAATLLQQGQDVRELPIKVLREALRHSGVILDGVY